The Tindallia californiensis genomic sequence GCATTCAACTGGACCATGCCGCCGAATATTATATTCGAACCGGAAGAGGTCGGGAAATTACAAGAGAAGAAGCCTTTGAGATTATTCATCGAGCCGAAGAAAACGGTTTAATGCACTCCATCCCCAATTTGGACGGACCAGGAAAAACCCATGCCATATGCAACTGTTGCGGATGTTCCTGTTTTGCCATGAGGATTGCAGCCATGTATCGGAATCCGGATATGGTACGATCCAATTATGTTTCGAAAGTAGATGAAGACAAATGCGTGGCCTGTGGAGAATGTGTGGAGAACTGTCCCACCAATGCCCTGCGTTTGGGGCAAAAAATTTGCACGAAAACACCGATTCATCGGGAAGAAGGAGAGGTACCCTACGATACCGAGTGGGGACCGGAGAGATGGAATATGGATTACCGACAAAACATGCAAGTGGTAGTCGATTCAGGAACCAGCCCCTGTAAAGCCGAATGTCCGGCTCATATAGGGATTCAAGGCTATATTAAACTGGCCGCCGAAGGAAAGTATATGGAAGCTCTGGAACTAATCAAAGAAGAAAATCCTCTGCCGGCAGTTTGTGGAAGAATCTGTCCCAAAAACTGTGAATCAGCCTGTACACGTAGTGATTTGGATGACCCGATTGCCATTGATGATATTAAGAAATTTATTGCAGATAAAGAATTACAAGAAGAAAATCGATTTATTCCCAGGAAAAAAGGAAGGCACAGCGAGAAAATTGCTGTTATCGGATCAGGCCCCGGAGGCTTATCCTGCGCCTATTATCTGGCAATCCAGGGATATCCGGTTACGATCTTTGAAAGAGAAAAAGAACTGGGAGGAATGCTGACCCTGGGAATACCTAATTATCGACTGGAAAAAGAAGTTATTCTTTCTGAGATTGAAGTCCTGAAAGCTTTGGGAGTTGAGTTCCAGACAGGTGTTGAGGTAGGAAAGGACAGGACGCTTAAAGACCTACGGGAAGAAGGGTATCAGGCTTTTTACCTGGCCATAGGTGCACAGAAAGGACAACTCCTGGGATTGGAAGGAGAAAAAGGTGAAGGGGTAATGACTGGCGTTGAGTTTCTGAAAAAAGTCAATCTGGAAGAGGCTGTTGACATTCAGGGACCAGTGGTGGTAATCGGTGGTGGCAATGTGGCCATAGATGTGTCAAGAACAGCTGTACGCCTTGCAGAACATGAAGTAACCATGGTCTGTCTGGAGGCGGAAGAGGAAATGCCGGCGTTGGAGGAAGAAATTTATGAGGCGAAAGAAGAAGAAGTGCTTATCCAAAATGGATGGGGACCTAAAAGAATTCTCCGTCATGAAGGGAACGTAACCGGTGTAGAATTTGCAAGATGCTTACAGGTAACAGACGAAAAAGGAAGATTTCGGCCTGTCTTTGATGAAACTCAAAAGAAAATCATCAAAGCAAACCATGTATTTCTTTCCGTGGGACAAAAAATTGATTGGGGCTCTTTACTGGATGGCAGCAACGTAAAACGTAATGGAAATGAAACCGCTAAAGCGGATGGAATTACCTTTCAAACCGATGAACCTGATATTTTTGTAGGGGGAGATGCCCTGACAGGACCCAAATTTGCCATTGATGCCATTGCTCAGGGAAAAGAAGGAGCCATTTCTATTCATCGCTTTGTGCATAGAGGACAAAGCTTGACCCTTGGGAGAAGAAATCGGGATTACCGTCCTTTAGATAAAGAAAATCTTGATCTGGCAGGCTATGACCAGCTTCCACGGCAACGTATGAATGTGCTGAAAGGCAAGGAAACGAAAAAGACCTTTAAGGATCTTCGTGGCATTTTTACAGAGGAGCAATTGAAAAAAGAAACAGAACGCTGTCTGGATTGCGGTGCAACAGAGGTAGATGAGTTTATGTGTGTGGGATGTGGTTCCTGTGTGACAAAATGTAAGTTTGATGCCATTTCACTGCAACGTAAATATGATAAAACCTCTGTGGAATTTGAAAAACTGAAACCTATCGTTGTGAAATATGCTTTGCAGCGAAAACTAAGAATTAAAAAGAAAGAAATGAAAAGAAGGTTCAAAAAAATGATCGGCAATGCATAGACGCTTGGTAATTCGTATAAATATTCTGTTGATAGACGAGAGGAAACAATGGTCAGCAAAAGGAGGGTAATGATGTTCTTTTTCGAAGATCTCACCATCATTAATATAGTAACTTTTATAGTGGTTATCTTGGCAGCAATTGGCATCAATGAGCTTTTACGAATGAGCAAAAAAATAAGCATCGGCATTTTTTTGGTGCTTCCCTTTATCATGACCTTTTACTGGATATCGAATGATAGCGAAGTGGTGTCATGGTTTTTCTGGGTGAAAGTCTATTCGGCACTGGCTGGTTCGCTGATTTACATGGTCGTTCGATTTACCGATTATCCGGTGAAACATCCCGGCTACCTGTTGCTGATTCCAGGAATCTTAGCTTTAAATATACTGGAAGCCGTAGTGAGAGAGTTTCAGGTAGTCCTAGCAGGCTTTCATGGGATGG encodes the following:
- a CDS encoding FAD-dependent oxidoreductase; translated protein: MVKERVLDYANKISRTKKGKAEGITSDRPEYKILAPVVTEEMAEVGMMLAFREPQNAMDIAKKMGRSKEEVEKQLWELALCGAAFVSEMDGVDHYWHDIWVPGHMEMMANHKENVEKYPEIAMAFDEYGKVRGPKAAGIFPIGTGPMRVIPIEETIQGETRKASYEEVSQYLKDSHRFSVSDCSCRTSREVMGEGCGHLKEDMCIQLDHAAEYYIRTGRGREITREEAFEIIHRAEENGLMHSIPNLDGPGKTHAICNCCGCSCFAMRIAAMYRNPDMVRSNYVSKVDEDKCVACGECVENCPTNALRLGQKICTKTPIHREEGEVPYDTEWGPERWNMDYRQNMQVVVDSGTSPCKAECPAHIGIQGYIKLAAEGKYMEALELIKEENPLPAVCGRICPKNCESACTRSDLDDPIAIDDIKKFIADKELQEENRFIPRKKGRHSEKIAVIGSGPGGLSCAYYLAIQGYPVTIFEREKELGGMLTLGIPNYRLEKEVILSEIEVLKALGVEFQTGVEVGKDRTLKDLREEGYQAFYLAIGAQKGQLLGLEGEKGEGVMTGVEFLKKVNLEEAVDIQGPVVVIGGGNVAIDVSRTAVRLAEHEVTMVCLEAEEEMPALEEEIYEAKEEEVLIQNGWGPKRILRHEGNVTGVEFARCLQVTDEKGRFRPVFDETQKKIIKANHVFLSVGQKIDWGSLLDGSNVKRNGNETAKADGITFQTDEPDIFVGGDALTGPKFAIDAIAQGKEGAISIHRFVHRGQSLTLGRRNRDYRPLDKENLDLAGYDQLPRQRMNVLKGKETKKTFKDLRGIFTEEQLKKETERCLDCGATEVDEFMCVGCGSCVTKCKFDAISLQRKYDKTSVEFEKLKPIVVKYALQRKLRIKKKEMKRRFKKMIGNA